In the genome of Pichia kudriavzevii chromosome 4, complete sequence, one region contains:
- a CDS encoding uncharacterized protein (PKUD0D04050; similar to Saccharomyces cerevisiae YNL216W (RAP1); ancestral locus Anc_2.29): protein MVLKDQIPAKDTKVSQATQSGSATKEPLRKKSNHENVNVENSHIRSTIAKQSKGKLADDDTNAEDNNIETQFQNQIKSQLQNQLQSELHHSFHKDNESNPQNSTVDNLLDSTNIDDELRNLENMGIDNLSETVVQEAAAAVVSFAQAAATANNMNESGNIDVELAEIDTNINSNHDNISVSDNVDQKLTAHNQERIFKGKVFYIPYDSPDNTNIKSMILQMGGKLVDSSTPSSITLAPPNFKGPLNISNQFSYQFIYDSYIHKSLKDITKYKVNKSDLIEATAVEPTIEAKDTSPLLAPTAPASSASPATPVKESGSKLLKINVGEFPLPKESAIESETSFDEPTTDLKNKRRIIKNPNPQPKRKSKKFTPEEDEFILDLVRRNPHLRSTHTFFARISQLAPLSDHTGNSIRYRYRKVLAPQLDYVYEIDPVSGKPKIDPKTNAPIEVTEIPSLIKSQYTSEEDYQLCKHILAYKKGDLVLYGKKKHEISQIPEAVFQELNERNPRHSAMSWRDRYRKFAAKFGIRRYIEYYEDCLKKNISPEPMKNMSSRTDRKDYKVDVFDNETKRPSTANIKPSKRIKLGTNKNTPKGEHTSYHLKDSGQSNLGSKIEDAKILEKPNTSVLADPLTNNDESAAVGALKELAKVSFQQNGTAGDENLPKEKPSTRTNDGEENEDTNEVHGSSREDADDDNANLFAHATVDEMKQYDIGMDTSGIENDEESLKKKSVVSLSRVAETSRDESRDEENETDTNSVGNDAELVNVKADDGLMDFRQLMEIDPEPLKQRSEIDLETMITNIHECFRNFGDGNTPYELFKDISDNTGISMLWLNYWFDCSCGMLGTFIQAIIHYLETGELVMNNVSGFWTERDDELLRVDPENKELLKLHGKDSVTKRKAVLFSYVL, encoded by the coding sequence ATGGTGTTGAAAGATCAAATCCCCGCAAAAGATACCAAGGTTTCACAAGCAACCCAATCTGGGTCAGCAACTAAAGAACcattgagaaagaaaagtaaCCATGAAAACGTAAACGTTGAAAATTCCCATATCCGCTCTACCATTGCGAAGCAATCGAAAGGCAAACTTGCCGATGATGATACAAATGCAGAGGACAATAACATTGAAACccaattccaaaatcagATAAAATCACAGttgcaaaatcaattaCAAAGTGAATTACATCATTCATTTCATAAAGATAATGAAAGTAATCCGCAAAATTCAACTGTCGATAATCTTCTGGATTCAACTAATATAGATGACGAATTAAGGAACCTGGAGAATATGGGTATTGATAATTTATCAGAAACAGTAGTTCAGGAGGCTGCCGCTGCAGTTGTTTCCTTTGCTCAAGCTGCCGCAACTGCGAACAATATGAATGAAAGTGGTAACATTGATGTGGAATTAGCGGAGATAGATACCAACATAAATTCCAATCATGATAACATAAGTGTGTCCGATAATGTTGATCAGAAGCTAACTGCGCATAATCAGGAGCGGATATTCAAGGGGAAAGTTTTTTATATACCTTATGATTCCCCTGACAATACCAACATTAAGTCAatgattcttcaaatggGCGGTAAACTCGTTGATTCTTCGACTCCATCTTCCATTACGTTAGCCCCTCCGAATTTTAAAGGCCCTCTTAACATATCCAATCAATTTTCATATCAGTTTATCTATGATTCCTATATTCATAAAAGCCTGAAAGATATAACAAAATACAAGGTTAACAAATCCGATCTCATTGAAGCGACAGCTGTGGAGCCTACAATAGAAGCAAAAGATACATCGCCATTATTGGCGCCTACAGCACCTGCATCATCTGCATCACCTGCAACACCAGTTAAGGAATCCGGTtccaaattgttgaagattaATGTTGGTGAATTTCCTTTACCGAAAGAATCTGCTATAGAATCGGAGACATCATTTGACGAGCCTACCACGGATttaaaaaacaaaagaaggatTATCAAAAACCCAAACCCACAACcgaaaagaaaatcgaaaaaGTTTACTCCGGAAGAAGATGAGTTTATCTTAGATTTGGTTAGAAGAAATCCGCATTTGAGGTCGACGCATACTTTTTTTGCTAGAATATCACAGTTGGCTCCATTATCAGACCATACTGGTAACTCTATAAGATATAGGTATCGTAAGGTATTAGCACCACAATTGGATTACGTATATGAAATTGATCCTGTGAGCGGGAAACCCAAAATTGATCCAAAAACTAATGCACCGATTGAAGTAACTGAGATTCCATCATTGATTAAATCACAGTATACCTCTGAGGAGGACTACCAATTATGCAAGCATATACTGGCTTATAAAAAAGGTGATTTGGTTCTGtatggaaagaaaaaacacGAAATTTCGCAGATTCCAGAAGCTGTTTTTCAAGAGCTAAACGAGAGAAATCCAAGACATTCTGCAATGTCATGGAGAGATAGATATAGGAAATTTGCTGCAAAGTTTGGAATAAGAAGGTATATAGAATATTATGAAGATTGcctgaagaaaaacatatCGCCAGAGccaatgaaaaacatgAGCTCAAGGACGGACCGTAAAGACTATAAAGTGGATGTCTTTGATAATGAGACAAAACGTCCATCTACCGCTAACATAAAGCCTTCCAAAAGAATAAAACTTGGTACCAATAAAAACACTCCAAAAGGTGAGCACACTAGTTATCACCTTAAGGACAGTGGACAAAGTAATCTTGGttcaaaaattgaagatgcgAAGATCCTTGAGAAGCCTAATACGAGCGTATTGGCTGATCCATTGACTAATAATGACGAGTCTGCAGCTGTAGGTGCTCTGAAAGAGTTAGCTAAAGTGTcatttcaacaaaatgGAACAGCAGGTGATGAGAATCTGCCCAAAGAGAAACCTTCGACCAGGACTAATGACGgggaagaaaatgaagatacCAATGAAGTCCATGGAAGTTCAAGAGAGGatgctgatgatgataatgcTAACTTATTTGCACATGCTACTGTAGATGAAATGAAGCAATACGACATTGGAATGGATACAAGTGGTATAGAAAACGACGAAGAGAGcctgaagaaaaaatctgTAGTCTCTCTCAGTAGGGTTGCTGAAACTAGTAGGGATGAAAGCagagatgaagaaaacgaAACAGATACCAACTCTGTTGGTAATGATGCAGAATTGGTTAATGTTAAGGCTGACGATGGTTTGATGGACTTCAGACAATTGATGGAAATTGATCCCGAACCTTTAAAACAACGTTCCGAAATAGATCTAGAAACAATGATTACTAACATTCATGAATGTTTCCGAAATTTTGGTGATGGAAACACACCATATGAATTATTCAAGGATATTAGTGATAATACAGGTATTTCGATGCTCTGGCTTAACTACTGGTTTGATTGTTCTTGCGGTATGTTAGGCACATTTATTCAGGCTATTATACATTACTTGGAAACAGGGGAATTGGTCATGAATAATGTTTCTGGTTTCTGGACAGAAagagatgatgaattaCTTAGAGTTGATCCCGAAAATAAAgaacttttgaaacttcATGGTAAAGACAGCGTTACCAAGAGGAAGGCGGTTTTATTTAGTTATGTATTGTAG
- a CDS encoding uncharacterized protein (PKUD0D04060; similar to Saccharomyces cerevisiae YDL234C (GYP7); ancestral locus Anc_2.30) — protein sequence MTKFPPGKGQVLYAKSKVYLHLTSSKKDNVCGFLTIIKPFPTSTNEELIIAFIPETDLSPTDREALVYFDLYGLDGEKFDFYSSASNDTMDSQGHNSNKPKVKKFIDRPKLSSISSYAFGVSINQLYSIQVRPKTSNLWEGSIVLHPKHEGDRLPSLFFHDDESPGTKREQQLKRKTFNPFSDNSINGNSLYWGGDRFLSCLRNYADLKESTLESGMFLVNCTGEDALNFVPNILDQSENGANLDLRSNFNHFLNSAKWKVLTGLASITGFTKNNINKAIDNKLLPQTIQQFIERPEIRQITDEFDSANIYLAKWALNVQEEAERNRKMIIGNGYYKELISAELGDGFVELTPLEVSKAARKEPINKEKWDSFFDSNGCLQYTVDEVLEQVFHCGLEMGVREEAWPLLLGVYPWDTTANERKQLRKTLENNYAEYKNNWMADLTKQKNDAFWKDQKARIYKDLKRTDRDIELFAASKEEQEEDDALEYDDENDTSLFYNKNLVVLRDILFSYNEINYNLGYVQGMSDLLSPLYFVFRDETMTFWAFQRFMERMERNFVRDLSGMKTQMVTLTELVQFMLPDLYIHLEKYDANNLFFFFRMLLVWFKREVSFYDTMELWEVMWTDYYSSQFILFFALAILQKHSKIIIQTLKGFDGILRYINDLSGSLDIGDLLTRAELLFIKFKQMVELIDRNATKLQSQNTTNGSPENSNGNPLKHTVSTELRGLLSREIIIQKEETRTSETPFG from the coding sequence ATGACAAAGTTTCCACCAGGCAAAGGACAGGTACTTTATGCAAAGTCAAAAGTGTATTTACACTTAACTTCGTCGAAAAAAGATAACGTATGTGGGTTTCTCACAATAATAAAGCCCTTTCCTACTTCAACCAATGAAGAACTTATCATCGCATTTATCCCTGAGACGGATCTCTCTCCCACTGACAGAGAAGCgttagtttattttgatttgtacGGGTTAGATGGTGAGAAGTTTGATTTCTACTCCTCGGCGTCAAACGATACAATGGACTCTCAAGGTCATAATTCAAACAAGCCTAAGGTTAAAAAGTTTATTGATCGACCAAAACTATcctcaatttcatcttATGCCTTTGGTGTGAGTATAAATCAGTTGTACTCCATACAAGTTCGGCCAAAGACTTCCAACTTATGGGAAGGTTCAATTGTATTACATCCAAAGCATGAAGGAGATAGGTTGCCATCACTATTTTTCCATGACGACGAATCTCCTGGTACTAAGAGAGAACAGCaattaaagagaaaaacattCAACCCTTTTTCTGATAACAGTATCAATGGGAATTCTCTCTATTGGGGAGGCGATCGTTTTCTTAGTTGCTTAAGAAATTATGCGGATTTGAAGGAAAGCACACTTGAATCGGGTATGTTTTTGGTCAATTGCACAGGTGAAGATGCTCTTAACTTTGTTCCCAATATACTCGATCAGAGTGAAAATGGCGCAAATCTTGATCTAAGGTCAAATTTTAACCACTTTCTGAATTCAGCAAAGTGGAAAGTCTTAACGGGTTTGGCTTCTATTACTGGgtttacaaaaaataacatcAACAAGGCGATTGATAATAAATTGTTGCCACAAACTATCCAACAGTTTATTGAACGGCCAGAGATCAGACAGATAACAGATGAATTTGACAGTGCCAACATATATCTAGCTAAATGGGCTTTAAATGTACAAGAGGAGGCTGAAAGAAATCGAAAAATGATAATAGGCAATGGCTATTATAAGGAGTTGATATCCGCCGAACTAGGTGATGGTTTTGTTGAACTAACGCCATTGGAAGTTTCGAAAGCAGCCAGAAAGGAACCTATtaacaaagaaaagtgggactctttttttgattccaatGGATGTTTACAATACACTGTAGATGAGGTACTGGAACAAGTGTTCCATTGTGGCTTAGAAATGGGTGTAAGGGAGGAGGCGTGGCCACTTTTGTTGGGCGTATATCCTTGGGATACGACGGCAAATGAGAGAAAGCAACTACGGAAAACTTTAGAAAACAATTATGCAGAGTATAAGAACAACTGGATGGCAGATTTGACCAAACAGAAAAATGATGCTTTTTGGAAAGACCAAAAGGCCAGGATTTATAAggatttgaaaagaacGGACCGGGATATTGAACTATTTGCTGCAAGTAAGGAAGAAcaggaagaagatgatgcCTTGGAAtacgatgatgaaaatgatacCAGTCTGTTCTACAACAAAAATTTGGTTGTGCTTAGAGacattctcttttcttaTAATGAGATTAATTATAACTTGGGATACGTTCAGGGAATGAGTGATCTACTATCTCCTCTATATTTTGTGTTTCGAGATGAAACGATGACATTTTGGGCTTTCCAGAGGTTTATGGAGAGAATGGAGAGAAACTTTGTTAGAGACTTGAGTGGTATGAAAACTCAAATGGTTACCTTAACAGAACTAGTTCAATTTATGCTTCCTGATTTATACATacatttggaaaaatatGATGCCAACAacttattcttctttttccgCATGCTTCTAGTATGGTTCAAAAGAGAGGTATCATTCTACGATACCATGGAATTGTGGGAAGTGATGTGGACAGACTACTATTCATCGCAGTTCATCTTATTCTTTGCATTAGCAATCCTGCAAAAACATTCAAAGATCATCATTCAAACCTTGAAAGGTTTTGATGGTATTCTACGATACATCAATGATTTAAGTGGTTCCTTGGATATAGGTGATTTACTCACACGTGCAGAGTTGCtctttatcaaattcaagcaaATGGTTGAACTTATTGATCGTAATGCTACAAAACTTCAGTCACAAAATACGACAAATGGCAGTCCCGAAAATAGCAATGGAAACCCATTAAAACACACCGTCAGTACTGAACTGCGTGGACTACTCTCAAGGGAGATTATTATACAAAAGGAAGAGACTCGAACTTCGGAAACGCCATTTGGCTAA
- a CDS encoding uncharacterized protein (PKUD0D04070; similar to Saccharomyces cerevisiae YMR160W; ancestral locus Anc_2.353), with protein MITLDSDTIHKQDQKNTHTTLSIQFTHRIIMSSTGNPQTVRGMYNTMFLSHIDLSPYITGNSHSLNLNETATKYKEFKTMILQRPKVGHINSNNPYAKHAKKFVYIQPADETRTEGDNSLISNTQPQPPQQQHSQLNESSLLPYRSTSYLNNVTKDLINIHSAIASESPLNVLDKGDNGKFTTFEMERKDEMIVSNRNTIRGTESQKHFNQLQNSLNSVYRLNNEQEQQLSQSSIQEEPLLQPEESKLVFPPDYDQQRKMEVQNQVYPQSSHSNHQLHKSHQIYSDQQVRGYTSPVTQAFQAPQTFSYPQLPLSQRQQPPLMHVPYEGDSTSSSNRHHYYSSHYQLQSQQSSNVAQQQQQQQQQQQLQQPLYIQNNPSYQQQPENLHSVEHNFYENPTHHNLPHHYQAMQSFSSPYSKNNFQLLNEPQGDYHVEKTQRNVSSDGPYGHAFNDKNTNNEPFPQSHLNRSKKHYLDLLVNERTQDFKVFNQVDQEVHFEFLSSLDGKFYINEKYLKCNDATDMVPIVCYRRNFNSLLMSLEFNDMPSYALMGGTYYNVSNVKISIECTSNFSSGSFDLAYFHTNSTSKESKNIINMDSSSVDLGLFKGRKKIRVKRFQFKKATPNNGKYIAKDYYYIHVNLIFELTENTGNDRTKRKLPFPQKIMSLKTCSISVRGRNPSFYTERDDISVNRDTSECFKVFLEDDA; from the coding sequence ATGATAACATTGGATTCAGACACTATCCATAAACAGGATCAAAAAAACACACATACTACATTATCCATCCAGTTTACCCATAGAATAATAATGAGCAGTACAGGTAATCCTCAAACAGTAAGAGGGATGTACAACACGATGTTTCTTTCCCACATTGACCTTTCTCCGTACATTACCGGAAATTCACACTCGTTAAACCTCAATGAAACTGCTACAAAGTATaaagaattcaaaacaaTGATTTTGCAAAGACCAAAAGTAGGGCATATAAATTCTAATAATCCATATGCAAAGCATGCTAAAAAGTTTGTATACATCCAGCCTGCGGATGAAACAAGAACTGAAGGAGATAATTCTTTAATCAGCAATAcacaaccacaaccacCACAACAACAGCACAGTCAACTTAACGAATCATCACTTTTACCATATAGGTCCACTTCCTATTTGAATAATGTAACTAAGGACCTAATTAATATCCACAGCGCCATCGCCAGTGAATCACCACTTAATGTTCTCGATAAGGGTGATAATGGGAAATTTACGACTTTTGAAATGGAGAGAAAAGATGAGATGATCGTTAGCAATCGGAATACAATTCGTGGGACGGAATCACAGAAACATTTTAACCAACTGCAGAATTCACTCAATTCGGTATATCGACTTAATAATGAGCAGGAACAACAACTGAGTCAAAGCTCAATACAGGAAGAACCTCTATTGCAGCCCGAAGAGAGTAAACTGGTATTTCCTCCTGATTACGACCAGCAGCGTAAAATGGAAGTTCAAAATCAAGTATATCCTCAGTCTTCACATTCTAACCATCAACTCCATAAATCTCATCAAATTTACTCTGATCAACAAGTAAGAGGCTATACATCTCCCGTCACTCAAGCGTTCCAAGCTCCCCAAACATTCTCATACCCACAGCTCCCTCTGTCCCAGCGACAACAGCCTCCTCTTATGCATGTACCTTATGAAGGTGACTCGACTTCCAGTTCAAACAGGCATCATTATTATTCATCTCATTATCAGCTTCAGTCGCAACAATCTTCAAATGTGGCccagcagcaacagcaacaacaacaacaacaacagcttCAACAGCCGCTATATATACAAAACAATCCTTCctaccaacaacaacctGAGAATTTACATTCTGTAGAGCATAATTTTTATGAAAATCCGACTCACCACAACTTACCACACCATTATCAGGCAATGCAGTCTTTCTCTTCGCCATATTCGAAAAATAACTTCCAGTTACTAAATGAACCTCAGGGGGATTACCATGTTGAAAAAACCCAAAGGAATGTTTCATCGGACGGTCCTTATGGACATGCTTTCAATGACAAAAACACCAATAATGAGCCATTCCCTCAAAGCCATTTAAATAGATCGAAAAAGCATTATCTTGATTTGCTAGTGAATGAAAGAACACAAGATTTCAAAGTGTTCAACCAGGTTGACCAAGAGGTGCACTTTGAGTTTCTGTCCTCATTAGATGGTAAATTTTACATCAACGAGAAATACTTGAAATGCAATGACGCCACTGATATGGTCCCTATAGTGTGTTATAGAAGGAATTTTAATAGCTTACTTATGTCTCTCGAATTCAATGATATGCCATCGTATGCTCTAATGGGTGGTACTTACTATAACGTATCAAACGTTAAAATCTCGATTGAATGCACATCTAACTTCTCTAGCGGGTCTTTTGATCTGGCGTATTTCCatacaaattcaacaagtAAAGAAAGCAAAAACATTATTAATATGGACTCATCGTCTGTAGATCTCGGGTTGTTTAAAGGTCGGAAGAAAATAAGAGTTAAACGATTTCAATTTAAAAAAGCAACTCCCAACAATGGTAAGTATATTGCTAAAGACTACTACTATATTCATGTGAACCTAATTTTTGAACTTACCGAAAACACTGGTAACGACAGGACCAAGAGGAAACTGCCGTTCCCTCAAAAAATTATGAGCTTGAAAACATGCAGCATATCTGTAAGAGGTAGGAACCCCTCCTTTTACACAGAGAGAGATGACATTAGTGTCAATAGAGATACTAGTGAGTGCTTCAAAGTGTTTTTGGAAGATGACGCCTAG
- a CDS encoding uncharacterized protein (PKUD0D04080; similar to Saccharomyces cerevisiae YJL092W (SRS2); ancestral locus Anc_1.274), with amino-acid sequence MKIKTKQAYKIFVFWLENFLMAKLQEVFDNSGGESQMMPDIFSSLNEKQKQALVTTKDSVLQIIAGPGTGKTKLLVARVAYLLLHFKLEPSQVIVTTFTKKAANEMKERLEILCQNRHDINLKMLHIGTFHSICYGYLNYYGHLLGINRGFKLADKKDQTDLLKKAIEKINSDELKSDKSTVKAIQSYISRQKSLGRHPEDVPISDTDVDQTKLYYQVYEQYHQLLIKNNLMDFDDILVYTEKLLDLRPDIATHVKHVLVDEFQDTNTIQLRLVFKLTRYCNNNMTVVGDADQSIYGFRNATYENFKIMENMMKEQGRNFVKITLDQNYRSTSSILKLAEQVMAQQQDREPKKLNSNKPGGGPVFYAHLPSPKDEPAFISDMVNHHLKDEDSLFTYKDIAIIVRVSRKFLSIERELFRRGIPYRIVKGFSFWELREISMTIDLLKIIGLDDWLSFKRVIDWFCDGIGPKMIEKFENIIFYPGVVDARPYQTLVELAAGKRPGVPPKARASLISLISKIKECRDVLLTESKEKFYHCVCSKFKITEIACKKKSASKDEEEVRKEVSENLVELKNQFVSYNPEQDEFLKRAQEDVFQKQDLNLRSVKVESSEDNEEIKTVQMEDEINIRNDSKTPMELKLEFLLNFLDHIYLAESVAMDDKADDETGPGRITLTTIHAAKGLEWPIVFLPALINGILPSNHALTEQNDTRQQALDEERRCFYVALTRAKEYLYLSSYSTNDYMPAEASQFIRSLPEDLYVNLSPNANFGIQGMNLRNFASVQYTDSLSTITNNATKYLQSGTVPQTCVQDVSAMYQRSNNIASSAVLSSLPARSAAGSLKRNPTVEHTYIPISRSTSVGQLPPRATPPPTRSLTQTNSTATTLRINPVTGAPLSSTVGVGKPKKRLGMRRPKLIISKPLASRKPEV; translated from the coding sequence atgaaaatcaaaacaaaacaggCGTATAAGATTTTCGTGTTCTGGCTTGAAAACTTTCTAATGGCCAAGCTCCAGGAAGTTTTCGATAATTCTGGAGGGGAGTCACAGATGATGCCTGATATCTTTTCATCCTTGAATGAAAAGCAGAAACAGGCGCTTGTGACAACAAAAGATTCTGTTTTGCAGATTATAGCTGGTCCAGGTACCGGTAAAACAAAGTTGTTGGTAGCAAGAGTGGCGTACTTGTTGCTTCATTTCAAACTAGAACCATCACAGGTTATTGTTACTACGTTTACAAAGAAGGCTGCTAATGAAATGAAAGAAAGATTAGAGATTCTTTGTCAGAACCGCCATGATATAAATCTAAAAATGCTACATATAGGCACTTTCCACTCCATTTGCTATGGATATTTAAATTATTATGGGCATTTATTAGGCATCAATAGGGGCTTCAAACTTGCAGATAAGAAAGACCAGACagatttattgaagaaagccatagaaaaaataaactcCGATGAACTTAAATCGGATAAGTCTACTGTTAAGGCAATTCAGTCATATATATCTAGGCAAAAATCACTGGGACGTCATCCGGAAGATGTGCCTATATCAGATACGGATGTGGATCAAACAAAGCTGTACTATCAAGTTTATGAGCAATATCATCAGCTTTTGATAAAGAATAATTTAATGGACTTCGATGATATATTAGTCTACACAGAGAAGCTACTCGATCTGAGGCCAGACATAGCAACTCACGTGAAACATGTTTTGGTTGACGAATTCCAGGATACAAACACTATTCAGCTGCGCTTGGTGTTTAAGTTAACAAGATattgcaacaacaacatgaCTGTGGTTGGTGATGCAGATCAATCTATTTATGGATTCAGAAATGCCACTTAcgaaaatttcaaaatcatgGAAAATATGATGAAGGAGCAGGGAAGAAACTTTGTGAAAATTACTTTAGATCAAAACTACCGTTCGACTAGTTCTATCCTTAAGTTGGCCGAGCAAGTTATGGCTCAACAACAGGATAGAGAACCGAAGAAGTTAAATTCTAACAAACCAGGCGGTGGTCCGGTATTTTATGCACACTTGCCATCCCCAAAGGACGAGCCTGCGTTCATTTCAGATATGGTTAATCACCATTTAAAAGATGAAGATAGTTTGTTCACGTATAAAGACATTGCAATTATTGTTAGAGTTTCAAGGAAGTTTTTGTCTATAGAAAGAGAACTTTTCAGGCGTGGAATACCGTATAGAATTGTGAAAGGTTTTTCATTTTGGGAATTAAGGGAAATATCTATGACTATTGATCTTCTGAAAATTATTGGGCTAGATGATTGGTTGTCGTTTAAGCGTGTTATCGATTGGTTTTGCGATGGAATTGGTCCTAAAATGATTGAGAAGTTCGAGAATATAATATTCTATCCTGGGGTAGTTGATGCAAGACCATACCAAACACTCGTTGAGTTGGCCGCTGGCAAGAGACCAGGGGTGCCACCAAAAGCACGTGCGTCTTTAATTAGCTTGATTAgtaaaatcaaagaatgcCGTGACGTCTTGCTTACCgaatcaaaggaaaagtTTTACCATTGCGTATGCTCCAAGTTCAAAATAACAGAGATTGCATGTAAGAAGAAAAGTGCTAGtaaggatgaagaagaagtccGGAAAGAAGTATCTGAAAATCTCGTCGAGTTAAAGAACCAATTTGTTTCATATAACCCCGAACAGGACGAATTTCTTAAAAGAGCGCAAGAGGATGTGTTTCAAAAACAAGACCTCAATCTTAGGTCGGTTAAGGTTGAAAGCTCTGAAGACAACGAAGAAATTAAAACTGTACAAATGGAAGATGAAATAAACATCCGAAATGACAGTAAGACACCAATGGAACTCAAGCTggaatttcttttgaactttCTAGACCACATTTATTTAGCCGAGAGTGTTGCTATGGATGACAAGGCCGATGATGAAACAGGTCCTGGTAGGATTACTTTGACTACTATTCACGCTGCAAAAGGCCTAGAGTGGCCAATTGTCTTTCTTCCGGCATTGATAAACGGCATTCTGCCTTCAAATCACGCACTAACAGAACAAAATGACACGAGACAACAGGCTTTAGATGAGGAAAGACGCTGTTTTTATGTGGCGCTGACCAGAGCTAAGGAATATCTATATTTATCCTCATATTCAACTAACGATTATATGCCAGCCGAAGCATCACAGTTTATCAGAAGCCTTCCTGAGGACTTATATGTCAATTTAAGTCCAAATGCGAATTTTGGTATTCAGGGTATGAACCTAAGAAATTTTGCAAGTGTACAGTATACTGACAGCCTTTCTACGATCACCAACAATGCCACAAAGTACTTGCAATCAGGAACTGTTCCGCAAACATGTGTGCAGGACGTTTCTGCTATGTATCAAAGATCGAATAATATTGCTAGCAGTGCTGTTCTTTCGAGTTTGCCAGCAAGATCTGCTGCTGGATCCTTAAAAAGAAACCCCACAGTTGAACATACCTATATACCCATATCTAGATCTACATCTGTTGGCCAGTTACCACCACGTGCAACTCCTCCACCGACTAGGTCTTTGACACAGACCAATTCCACAGCCACTACTTTGAGGATAAACCCAGTTACAGGGGCACCTTTAAGCAGCACTGTTGGAGTTGGGAAACCCAAAAAACGGTTAGGAATGCGACGTCCAAAGTTGATTATCTCCAAGCCTTTAGCATCTAGAAAGCCTGAAGTTTGA